In one window of Paraflavitalea soli DNA:
- a CDS encoding phosphodiester glycosidase family protein, with amino-acid sequence MKKILLIGSILMTGYAPAAFTQLNWDRVDTAFGKLPRSIQVYKTTDSLNGHPFIAYCVVASLKDRKLEFTTQVGEGKRYTPTQYYEKEGNPLVVLNATFFSFATNQNLNAVIKDGQMVAYNQPALQQKGTDSFYYPTRSAIGLTKHRRADVAWLFTDTAQRWPYAFQERPILAKGTNPDPSLADLNTLDQWKWWKMHTAIGGGPVIVKDGFVNVTNEEEQMFVKGENDRHPRTVIGYTRKRQLIILAIQGRFPGVAEGATLAEEAKIMADLGCVEALNLDGGGSSCVLVNGKETIQVSDKTGQRPVPGVFIIKQKKKRK; translated from the coding sequence TTGAAAAAGATATTATTGATCGGGAGCATACTCATGACTGGGTATGCTCCTGCTGCTTTTACCCAACTGAACTGGGATCGTGTGGACACAGCCTTTGGCAAATTGCCCCGTTCCATCCAGGTATATAAAACAACAGATTCCCTCAACGGGCATCCATTTATTGCTTATTGTGTAGTGGCCAGCCTGAAGGATCGCAAGCTGGAATTCACCACCCAGGTAGGAGAGGGCAAACGATATACACCTACCCAGTATTATGAAAAAGAAGGCAATCCACTGGTGGTATTGAATGCTACCTTTTTCTCCTTTGCTACCAATCAAAACCTGAACGCTGTCATTAAAGACGGTCAGATGGTGGCTTATAACCAGCCTGCTCTCCAACAGAAGGGGACCGATTCATTTTATTATCCTACCCGCAGCGCTATTGGGCTTACCAAACATCGCCGGGCCGATGTGGCCTGGTTGTTTACCGATACAGCCCAGCGCTGGCCCTATGCTTTCCAGGAACGCCCCATATTGGCCAAGGGCACCAATCCCGATCCTTCCCTTGCCGATCTCAATACCCTCGATCAATGGAAATGGTGGAAAATGCATACCGCAATAGGTGGCGGCCCCGTGATTGTGAAAGATGGATTTGTGAATGTGACCAATGAAGAAGAGCAGATGTTTGTAAAAGGAGAGAACGACCGGCACCCACGTACCGTAATAGGTTATACGCGCAAGCGTCAGCTCATCATCCTGGCCATTCAGGGCCGTTTTCCCGGTGTAGCAGAAGGCGCTACCCTGGCAGAAGAAGCAAAAATAATGGCCGATCTGGGTTGTGTGGAAGCCCTCAACCTCGATGGAGGTGGCAGCAGCTGCGTATTGGTCAACGGAAAAGAAACCATCCAGGTTTCGGATAAAACAGGTCAACGGCCAGTGCCGGGCGTGTTTATCATTAAGCAGAAGAAAAAACGCAAGTAG